One Chitinophaga sp. H8 DNA window includes the following coding sequences:
- a CDS encoding formimidoylglutamase produces MADFSHLQDFLQPVSRVYLNNDQEYDAYQIGGVIDIYEPDHHPDLEAAQVIILGVGEERGSQSGRTGTSGPDAIRREFYSLYNWHREVKVADIGNLLSGATLADAYAALNAVLAALLHAKKTVIILGGSHDLTYAQYKAYASQQWVIEATVADALIDLQEESPARSDSFLMDMLTEQPNYIRHYNHLGFQSYFVHPRMLETLDKLRFDCYRLGKVRENIEEAEPVLRNTDLFSLDINIIRHMDAPANHLSPNGFTGEEACSLARFAGMSHKLSTFGIYGYRPEKDKENLTARQISQMLWYFMDGQAVKQKESPLENRDAFWEFHIAFSDIDTVFLKSKKTSRWWMQTPDKEFLPCSYADYLLASNNEIPERWLRHQERL; encoded by the coding sequence ATGGCAGATTTTTCGCACCTGCAGGATTTCCTTCAGCCTGTTTCCCGTGTATATCTCAATAATGATCAGGAATATGATGCCTACCAGATTGGTGGTGTTATTGACATTTATGAGCCGGATCATCATCCTGATCTGGAAGCAGCCCAGGTTATTATCTTGGGTGTGGGAGAAGAGCGGGGCAGCCAGTCGGGCAGGACAGGAACTTCTGGTCCGGATGCCATCCGTCGTGAGTTTTACAGTTTGTATAACTGGCACAGGGAAGTAAAAGTAGCTGATATAGGCAATCTGCTTTCCGGCGCCACCCTTGCAGATGCCTATGCTGCCTTAAATGCAGTACTTGCCGCCTTGCTTCATGCAAAGAAAACAGTGATTATCCTGGGAGGATCGCATGACCTTACCTATGCACAATATAAAGCCTATGCTTCCCAGCAATGGGTAATAGAAGCCACGGTAGCCGATGCACTGATTGATTTACAGGAAGAATCTCCCGCACGTTCAGACAGTTTTCTGATGGATATGCTGACAGAGCAGCCCAATTATATCCGCCACTATAATCACCTGGGTTTCCAGAGTTATTTCGTACATCCACGGATGTTGGAAACACTGGATAAGCTGCGGTTTGATTGTTACCGGTTGGGTAAGGTACGGGAAAACATAGAGGAAGCGGAACCGGTATTGCGGAATACAGATCTTTTCAGCCTCGACATCAACATTATCCGGCATATGGATGCACCGGCCAATCACCTCTCCCCAAATGGATTTACCGGTGAAGAAGCCTGTTCATTAGCCCGTTTTGCCGGTATGAGTCATAAGCTCAGTACGTTTGGCATCTATGGTTACCGCCCGGAAAAAGATAAAGAAAACCTGACTGCCCGTCAGATATCACAAATGCTGTGGTATTTCATGGACGGACAGGCAGTTAAACAAAAAGAATCACCACTGGAGAACCGGGATGCTTTCTGGGAATTTCATATTGCCTTTTCAGATATTGATACTGTATTCTTAAAGAGTAAAAAAACATCCCGCTGGTGGATGCAAACACCTGATAAGGAATTTTTGCCTTGCTCCTATGCAGATTACCTGCTGGCCAGCAACAATGAAATACCAGAAAGATGGTTGCGGCACCAGGAAAGGTTATGA
- a CDS encoding YitT family protein produces the protein MNKLRKTRIARISLIQNLQDMILIGIGVLLAALGLKGFLLPNGFLDGGVTGISLLISRLTGWSISVLLIVINMPFILLAYRQLSTTFTIKAMAAIVGLSACLFLIEVPIITSDKLLIAIFGGFFLGAGIGLSIRGGAVLDGTEVLALYINRKTVLTVGEVIMYFNVVIFSVAAILINIETALYAMLTYLSASKTVDFIIQGFEEYIALTVISPESELIRKTLTLKLKKGVTVFKGKSGYGKRGATDNEIDIVYTVVTRLEVHRIIDEIEKIDEKAFIVQHNINDTKGGMIKRRATHG, from the coding sequence ATGAACAAACTCCGCAAAACGCGAATTGCCCGTATCAGTCTTATTCAGAATCTACAGGACATGATACTGATCGGTATTGGAGTGTTATTAGCCGCCCTTGGGCTGAAAGGGTTTCTATTACCTAATGGTTTTCTGGATGGAGGCGTAACAGGTATATCCCTGCTGATAAGCCGGCTTACCGGCTGGTCTATTTCCGTACTGCTGATTGTGATCAACATGCCTTTTATTCTGCTGGCTTACCGGCAGTTATCTACCACTTTTACTATTAAAGCCATGGCAGCGATTGTGGGATTGTCTGCCTGTTTGTTTTTGATAGAAGTACCCATCATTACCAGTGATAAGCTGCTGATTGCCATTTTTGGCGGGTTTTTTCTGGGTGCAGGAATAGGGTTGTCTATACGTGGAGGCGCTGTGCTGGATGGTACAGAAGTTTTGGCATTGTATATCAACCGCAAAACGGTGTTGACAGTAGGAGAAGTGATCATGTATTTTAATGTCGTGATCTTTAGTGTGGCCGCCATTCTCATCAATATTGAAACTGCCCTGTATGCTATGCTCACCTATCTTTCTGCCTCAAAAACAGTAGATTTTATTATCCAGGGTTTTGAAGAGTACATTGCACTCACTGTGATATCCCCGGAAAGTGAGCTGATCCGCAAAACGCTTACCTTAAAATTAAAGAAAGGTGTAACCGTATTTAAAGGGAAGAGCGGTTATGGTAAACGTGGCGCAACGGATAATGAAATTGATATTGTATACACGGTAGTAACCCGGTTGGAAGTGCACCGGATTATCGATGAAATAGAGAAAATAGACGAGAAGGCCTTCATTGTGCAGCATAACATTAATGATACCAAAGGAGGTATGATTAAACGAAGGGCTACTCACGGTTAA
- a CDS encoding methyltransferase domain-containing protein: MSTTPDYFDANQKSWNKATAYHVASDFYDVPAFLNGKNSLNSIELNLLGDITGQSLLHLQCHFGQDTLSLARMGANTTGIDLSDAAIQQAQALAAQLALDKKAAFMCSNVYNLKENLQGQFDIVFSSYGVIGWLPDMNKWAQIVSHFLKPGGQFIFVEFHPAVWMFDNDFTNLQYSYFNVEVIKEESSGSYADKNADFKQLTYNWNHSLADVITALLQAGLKLEQFQEFDYSPYNCFRNTIQEGNRYYIKGMEHKLPMVYALKMSKPI; this comes from the coding sequence ATGTCTACTACACCTGATTACTTTGATGCGAACCAAAAAAGCTGGAACAAGGCTACGGCCTATCACGTGGCATCTGATTTCTATGATGTACCAGCATTCCTCAACGGCAAAAACAGCCTGAATAGCATTGAGCTCAACCTGCTGGGGGATATCACCGGACAATCACTCCTCCACCTGCAATGCCATTTCGGACAGGATACCCTCTCGCTTGCCCGTATGGGCGCCAATACCACCGGTATTGATCTTTCTGATGCAGCTATTCAGCAGGCACAGGCATTGGCGGCACAACTGGCACTGGATAAGAAAGCCGCTTTTATGTGCAGTAATGTGTACAACCTGAAAGAAAACCTGCAGGGACAGTTCGACATCGTATTCTCCAGCTATGGTGTAATAGGCTGGCTCCCTGATATGAACAAATGGGCACAGATAGTAAGCCATTTCCTGAAGCCCGGCGGTCAATTTATTTTCGTAGAATTCCACCCGGCAGTATGGATGTTTGACAACGACTTTACCAACCTGCAGTATTCTTACTTCAACGTAGAGGTGATCAAAGAAGAATCCTCCGGAAGCTATGCTGATAAAAACGCTGATTTTAAACAACTCACCTATAACTGGAATCACTCATTGGCAGACGTGATTACAGCACTATTGCAGGCAGGGCTAAAACTGGAACAGTTTCAGGAATTCGATTATTCTCCCTACAACTGCTTCCGCAATACTATACAGGAAGGCAATCGCTATTACATTAAAGGCATGGAACACAAACTGCCTATGGTATATGCCCTAAAGATGTCAAAACCAATATAA
- a CDS encoding M16 family metallopeptidase: protein MNRTIAPIIKDAVEFDIKLKPYEKFTLDNGIPVYAVKSEEQETLQLELVFPAGSWYESESLEATATNYLIKNGTSKHTALEINESIEYYGAYLNRNSYHEHATFTLHCLTKHTAMLLPVLQEVILDPAFSEDELATYKQIMKQKLAVNLQKCDFVANRFIDKYLFGDFHPYGRVSSMMAYDALQTEALRAFYKKHYTFNNCRIFVAGNMPDNIVELLNQYFGSSSWNGVSEISRLDLPIQPAEEKKYRIFNDENGVQGAVRLARHFPNRYHPDFSKMLVLNTIFGGYFGSRLMSNIREDKGYTYGISSQIYNFRQTSAINIHTEAGRDVCEAAIEEIYKELRLLQTTPVPAEELNLVRNYMIGSILGDLDGAFQIIQRWKNLILNDLDENYFYNNIRTIKTITTEELQLLAKQYFSPEDFYELVVI from the coding sequence ATGAACAGAACAATAGCTCCGATCATAAAAGATGCCGTAGAGTTTGATATAAAGCTGAAGCCATACGAAAAATTCACACTGGATAACGGCATCCCGGTATATGCGGTAAAGTCCGAAGAGCAGGAAACCCTGCAACTGGAACTGGTTTTTCCGGCCGGCAGCTGGTATGAAAGCGAAAGCCTGGAGGCCACCGCTACCAACTATCTGATAAAGAACGGTACCAGCAAACATACCGCACTGGAAATAAATGAAAGCATTGAATATTATGGCGCTTATCTGAACCGTAACAGCTATCACGAACATGCTACCTTTACCCTGCACTGCCTCACCAAACATACGGCAATGCTGTTGCCCGTTTTACAGGAAGTAATACTGGACCCGGCTTTCAGTGAAGACGAACTGGCTACCTACAAACAGATCATGAAACAAAAACTGGCCGTAAACCTGCAGAAATGCGATTTTGTGGCTAACCGTTTCATAGATAAATACCTGTTTGGAGATTTCCATCCCTATGGCCGCGTAAGTAGCATGATGGCTTATGATGCTTTACAAACAGAAGCACTACGTGCCTTCTATAAAAAACACTATACCTTCAACAATTGCCGCATTTTTGTAGCGGGTAATATGCCGGACAATATCGTGGAATTGTTAAACCAATACTTTGGCAGTTCTTCCTGGAATGGCGTAAGTGAAATCTCCCGACTGGACCTGCCTATCCAACCGGCAGAAGAAAAGAAATACCGTATCTTCAATGATGAGAACGGGGTACAGGGTGCTGTAAGACTGGCCAGGCATTTCCCCAACCGCTATCATCCCGACTTCTCTAAGATGCTGGTGTTGAATACCATCTTTGGCGGATACTTTGGCTCCAGACTGATGAGCAATATCCGGGAAGATAAAGGCTATACTTACGGTATCTCCTCCCAGATATATAATTTCAGACAAACGAGCGCCATCAATATCCACACCGAAGCCGGACGTGATGTGTGCGAAGCAGCTATTGAAGAAATCTATAAAGAGTTACGCCTGCTGCAAACAACGCCAGTACCTGCGGAAGAGCTAAACCTCGTGCGTAATTATATGATAGGCTCCATTCTGGGCGACCTGGACGGCGCTTTCCAGATCATACAACGCTGGAAAAACCTGATCCTGAACGATCTGGATGAAAATTACTTCTATAACAACATCCGTACTATCAAAACCATTACTACTGAAGAACTGCAGCTGCTGGCCAAACAGTACTTTTCACCGGAAGATTTTTATGAACTGGTAGTGATATAA
- a CDS encoding M16 family metallopeptidase: MIHYNKFTLSNGLRVIVHEDHTTPMAVLNVLYDAGARDENPAQTGFAHLFEHLMFGGSINIPEYDEPLQMAGGENNAYTTNDFTNYYIQLPAENIETAFWLESDRMLSLAFTDKSLEVQRKVVCEEFKEHYINKPYGDVWHKMRELAYTTHPYRWMTIGKELSHIENATLENVKAFFFKHYRPVNAILVVGGNVTTAQVKTLAEKWFGDIPSGEKYVRNLPQEPPQQEAHKLEIKANVPLDALYKCYHMRGRSDKRYYAADLISDILSGGGSSRLHQVLVKEKKLFSNIDCYHFGSLEAGLLTIEGKLVKGVKMKDAEKAIQLELEKLQQEIIPERELQKVKNRVESMLAFEDMSLLSRANNLAFYELLGDAALMNKEFENYEVITAEGIHQEAQLLFNEKNSNTIYYYAEN; the protein is encoded by the coding sequence ATGATCCATTATAATAAATTTACCCTCTCTAATGGGTTAAGGGTAATCGTGCATGAGGACCACACTACGCCTATGGCGGTTTTAAACGTACTGTACGATGCGGGAGCCCGCGATGAAAACCCCGCACAAACAGGGTTCGCCCATCTGTTTGAACACCTCATGTTCGGGGGATCAATCAATATTCCGGAGTATGACGAACCCCTGCAAATGGCAGGAGGGGAGAACAATGCCTACACCACCAACGATTTCACCAATTATTACATACAATTGCCGGCAGAAAATATCGAAACGGCATTCTGGCTGGAAAGTGACCGCATGCTTTCCCTGGCTTTTACCGATAAAAGCCTGGAAGTACAGCGTAAAGTAGTATGTGAAGAATTTAAAGAACATTATATCAACAAACCTTATGGTGATGTATGGCATAAAATGCGGGAACTGGCCTATACTACTCACCCGTACCGCTGGATGACCATAGGAAAGGAATTATCTCATATTGAAAATGCTACTCTGGAAAATGTGAAAGCATTTTTCTTTAAACACTACCGCCCGGTAAATGCCATCCTGGTAGTAGGTGGTAATGTAACAACAGCACAGGTAAAAACCCTGGCAGAAAAATGGTTCGGTGATATTCCTTCCGGTGAAAAATATGTACGTAACCTTCCCCAGGAGCCACCACAGCAGGAGGCACACAAACTGGAAATAAAGGCCAATGTACCACTCGATGCGCTGTATAAATGCTACCACATGCGCGGCCGTTCAGACAAACGCTATTATGCTGCAGATCTCATCTCCGACATCCTCAGCGGGGGAGGATCTTCCCGTCTGCACCAGGTACTGGTAAAAGAGAAAAAACTATTCAGTAATATTGATTGTTATCATTTTGGTAGCCTGGAAGCCGGCCTGCTTACAATCGAAGGCAAGCTGGTAAAAGGCGTAAAAATGAAGGATGCAGAAAAGGCCATACAACTGGAACTGGAAAAACTGCAACAGGAAATTATCCCGGAAAGAGAATTGCAAAAAGTAAAGAACAGGGTAGAAAGTATGCTGGCTTTTGAAGATATGAGTTTATTAAGCCGTGCCAACAATCTCGCTTTTTATGAACTGCTGGGAGATGCAGCACTGATGAACAAAGAGTTCGAAAACTATGAGGTGATCACCGCCGAAGGTATACACCAGGAAGCACAACTGCTTTTTAATGAAAAGAACTCGAATACCATTTACTATTACGCAGAAAACTAA
- a CDS encoding retropepsin-like aspartic protease, with amino-acid sequence MAILPFQLINDNLVISGIYSGSTDTLHFIFDTGAEVTTLHSDLANKLQLRGNKIMGVSGTTNGMLMVQTTTLNALYFKQLRLPFVKVYLEDLTQFNTGGYKIDGIIGVDLLKRYIVKIDHGQHQLVFYRAGKTPPNTPGQQVPFRLNFTTPTIEAVITLPDGQALSGRYHFTSGGNYGILFNWPYVDKHKLNVLLPTINTDRVQDMTKTLYYINSNIPSLQIGNTVIKPTPVSYCKDVNDSGALSEMAGSIGYDVWKQFNITVNYAQRELYLEQIAAQR; translated from the coding sequence GTGGCCATACTTCCCTTCCAGCTCATCAACGACAACCTGGTGATCTCCGGTATTTACTCAGGCAGCACCGATACCTTACACTTTATCTTTGATACAGGAGCAGAGGTTACTACCCTCCACAGCGATCTGGCCAACAAACTGCAGTTGCGCGGCAATAAGATCATGGGGGTAAGTGGGACTACCAATGGTATGCTGATGGTACAAACCACAACTCTCAATGCATTGTACTTCAAACAGCTGCGCCTACCCTTTGTGAAGGTATATCTGGAAGACCTGACCCAGTTTAATACAGGTGGCTACAAAATTGATGGTATCATTGGAGTAGACCTGCTAAAAAGGTATATCGTTAAAATTGACCACGGTCAACATCAGCTGGTCTTTTACCGGGCAGGGAAAACTCCTCCCAATACACCCGGCCAGCAGGTGCCATTCCGGCTCAACTTTACCACACCCACTATTGAAGCGGTAATAACCTTGCCGGATGGACAAGCCTTATCCGGGCGCTACCACTTTACCTCCGGAGGCAACTATGGTATCCTTTTTAACTGGCCCTATGTAGATAAACACAAACTGAATGTGCTGCTCCCTACGATTAATACAGACAGAGTACAGGATATGACCAAAACGCTTTACTACATCAATAGCAACATCCCTTCCCTGCAAATCGGCAATACTGTCATCAAACCTACACCGGTAAGTTATTGTAAAGACGTAAATGACAGCGGGGCGCTTTCTGAAATGGCCGGCTCTATTGGCTATGATGTATGGAAACAGTTCAATATCACGGTCAATTATGCGCAGCGGGAGCTTTACCTGGAACAAATCGCTGCACAACGGTAA
- a CDS encoding aspartyl protease family protein, translating into MLKIYLLHTLLILLATAGICNNAHAGRLAIEPEPDTTKESVLITRFHFKQFYGGVVVIQAQLNDIPDTLQFILDTGSAGISLDTATCVRLGIPLTPSDRIVRGLGGAKQVSFAMHRSLRLPGLVVDSLDFHVNDYELISQVYGLQVDGIIGYSLISRYIVNVNYDTEDISIYTKGNHTYPKGGLLMKPSLTLIPLINAPVKNGKRQVNTRYYFDTGAGMCLLLSNQFVKDSGLLARKRTKIIETEAQGLGGKMSMQLTTMQEVRIGNYSFRNVPTYMFDDVSNITAYPFLGGMIGNDLLRRFNITLNYAKKEIYLLPNTHFRDMFDYSYTGLIIYLINGKVEITDIIKGSPAEKAGFKKGDIVIAINNYVGSNLQLYRELLKNVGTRVNLLIMRNNELILKKLPIKSIL; encoded by the coding sequence ATGCTTAAAATATATCTGTTACACACCCTGCTGATACTATTAGCTACCGCTGGCATTTGTAATAATGCACATGCCGGCAGGCTGGCTATTGAACCGGAACCAGATACCACTAAAGAATCCGTACTGATCACCCGTTTTCACTTCAAACAGTTTTATGGCGGCGTTGTGGTTATCCAGGCACAACTGAATGATATTCCGGATACGCTTCAGTTTATCCTTGATACGGGTAGTGCAGGCATTTCATTGGATACAGCTACCTGTGTCCGCCTCGGCATCCCACTCACCCCGTCAGACCGTATCGTTCGTGGACTGGGAGGGGCTAAACAGGTATCTTTTGCCATGCACCGCTCACTACGGCTTCCCGGATTGGTGGTAGACAGCCTCGACTTTCACGTAAATGACTATGAACTGATCAGTCAGGTATATGGCTTGCAGGTGGACGGTATCATTGGATACAGTCTTATCAGCAGGTACATTGTAAATGTGAATTATGACACGGAAGATATCAGCATTTACACCAAAGGTAATCATACCTACCCTAAAGGTGGACTACTGATGAAACCCTCCCTTACACTTATCCCACTGATTAATGCGCCGGTAAAAAATGGTAAAAGGCAGGTAAATACCCGCTATTATTTTGATACCGGGGCGGGTATGTGTCTGCTGCTCTCCAATCAGTTTGTTAAAGACAGCGGCCTCCTGGCCCGCAAACGTACCAAGATCATTGAAACCGAAGCACAGGGGTTGGGGGGTAAAATGTCCATGCAACTCACCACTATGCAGGAGGTACGTATCGGCAACTACAGCTTCCGGAATGTTCCTACCTACATGTTTGATGACGTAAGTAATATCACCGCCTACCCTTTTTTGGGAGGTATGATCGGTAATGATCTGTTGCGCCGCTTTAATATCACGCTCAACTATGCCAAGAAAGAAATCTATCTCCTTCCCAATACCCACTTCCGGGATATGTTTGATTATTCCTATACCGGCCTCATCATCTATCTGATCAATGGCAAGGTAGAAATAACAGATATTATCAAGGGCTCTCCGGCTGAAAAGGCAGGCTTTAAAAAGGGCGATATTGTCATTGCCATCAATAACTATGTAGGCAGTAATTTACAACTCTACCGGGAACTCCTTAAGAACGTAGGTACCCGGGTAAACCTGCTGATCATGCGTAATAACGAGTTGATTCTGAAAAAGCTACCAATAAAAAGTATTCTTTAG
- the mqnC gene encoding cyclic dehypoxanthinyl futalosine synthase, translating into MQLQDLYQKALNFEFLTAAEGVYVFENAPLAELTYIGNELRKKQVPHGKVTWQIDRNVNTTNVCTANCKFCNFYRIPGHKDAYITGIEEYKRKIEETVKYGGDQLLLQGGHHPELGLSFYVNLFKELKQLYPDVKLHTLGPPEVAHITKLEKSTHIEVLRALKEAGMDSLPGAGAEILNDRVRRLISKGKCGAQEWLDVMRAAHKLNIATSGTMMFGHVETVQERFEHLVDIRQVQSEKPEGHYGFTAFIPWTFQDSDTLLARIRGIHNLTTAEEYIRMIAMSRIMLPNIKNIQASWLTVGKQVAQICLHAGANDFGSIMIEENVVSAAGAPHRFTYRSIQEAIKEAGFEPQLRTQLYQFRDIPAQIQEQVINY; encoded by the coding sequence ATGCAACTACAAGACTTATATCAAAAGGCGCTGAATTTTGAGTTCCTGACAGCAGCAGAAGGTGTATATGTATTTGAAAATGCCCCTTTGGCAGAATTAACCTATATCGGCAATGAACTCCGGAAAAAGCAGGTGCCGCATGGTAAAGTTACCTGGCAGATAGACCGGAATGTGAATACTACCAACGTATGTACGGCCAACTGTAAGTTCTGTAACTTTTACCGTATCCCCGGACATAAGGATGCTTACATTACCGGTATAGAAGAATACAAACGTAAGATTGAAGAAACTGTAAAATATGGTGGAGACCAATTGCTGCTGCAAGGCGGACACCATCCGGAACTGGGCCTCTCCTTTTATGTTAACCTGTTTAAAGAACTGAAGCAATTATATCCGGATGTTAAACTGCATACCCTGGGCCCCCCGGAGGTAGCACATATTACCAAGCTGGAGAAAAGCACCCATATAGAAGTACTGCGTGCCCTGAAGGAAGCAGGGATGGATAGTTTGCCTGGCGCCGGAGCAGAGATTCTGAATGACCGTGTTCGCCGCCTGATATCTAAAGGTAAATGCGGGGCACAGGAATGGCTCGATGTGATGCGTGCTGCACATAAACTGAATATAGCCACTTCCGGGACTATGATGTTTGGTCATGTGGAAACGGTGCAGGAACGCTTTGAACACCTGGTGGATATACGGCAGGTACAAAGCGAAAAACCGGAAGGGCATTATGGATTTACCGCTTTTATTCCCTGGACTTTCCAGGATTCAGATACCTTATTGGCCCGTATCCGGGGTATACACAACCTGACTACCGCAGAAGAGTATATCCGTATGATAGCCATGAGCCGTATTATGTTGCCTAATATTAAAAATATCCAGGCATCCTGGCTCACAGTAGGGAAACAGGTAGCACAAATCTGTTTACATGCCGGTGCAAATGACTTTGGTTCTATTATGATCGAAGAAAATGTAGTAAGTGCAGCGGGTGCTCCTCACCGCTTTACCTACCGCTCTATCCAGGAAGCGATTAAAGAAGCTGGTTTTGAACCGCAATTGCGTACACAACTGTACCAGTTCCGCGATATCCCGGCACAGATCCAGGAGCAGGTGATAAATTATTAA
- a CDS encoding GNAT family N-acetyltransferase, with translation MLEIPVNDAIQLRQLQPQDAAFVFKQIEASRKSLRKYLPWVDYNTTEEHSMRFIQLMVRKADEQEAIALGMWYEQQFCGVIDLHAWDHILQKAEIGYWVGESFQRKGIVTACCKALVSFAFKKLRLNKIEIRFVLQNERSAQIPIKLGFAKEGILRHNAKLHGQFVDMVIMGVLREDWKY, from the coding sequence ATGCTGGAAATACCTGTAAATGATGCTATACAATTAAGGCAGTTGCAACCACAGGATGCAGCATTTGTATTTAAACAGATTGAGGCTTCCCGCAAAAGCCTCCGCAAGTATTTACCCTGGGTGGATTATAATACTACGGAGGAGCATTCCATGCGTTTCATACAGCTGATGGTACGTAAAGCCGATGAGCAAGAGGCCATTGCGCTGGGTATGTGGTATGAGCAACAGTTTTGCGGTGTAATAGACCTCCATGCATGGGATCATATACTACAGAAGGCAGAAATCGGTTATTGGGTGGGCGAATCATTTCAGCGCAAAGGCATTGTTACCGCCTGTTGTAAAGCCCTGGTATCTTTTGCTTTCAAGAAGCTGCGGTTGAATAAAATAGAGATCCGCTTTGTATTGCAAAATGAGCGCAGTGCACAGATCCCTATTAAGCTCGGCTTTGCAAAAGAGGGTATTTTGCGTCACAATGCGAAGCTACACGGGCAGTTTGTAGATATGGTGATCATGGGGGTGTTACGGGAGGACTGGAAATATTAA
- a CDS encoding hydroxypyruvate isomerase family protein — translation MIKKVASVALASTALSGLSSRVAAHENSVDDQLKGKINHSVCAWCYGGISLADLCKASKQIGIQSIDLIAPDGFATLKKYGLTCAMVASNGPEWGISKGFNRVEHHDKLEEYFKYYIDETAKAGFTNLICFSGNRNGLSDQEGLENCAKGLKRLMPYAEKKKVTLVMELLNSKVDHHDYQCDHTAWGVDLCKAVGSENFKLLYDIYHMQIMDGDVIHTIRDYHQYFAHYHTGGVPGRNEIDESQELYYPAIMKAIYETGFKGFVAQEFIPKHADKLASLKQCVQICDV, via the coding sequence ATGATAAAAAAAGTAGCCTCTGTGGCCCTTGCTTCCACCGCCTTATCCGGTCTTTCCAGCAGGGTAGCTGCCCATGAAAACAGTGTAGACGATCAGCTGAAAGGGAAAATCAACCACTCCGTTTGTGCCTGGTGCTACGGCGGAATTTCGCTGGCTGATTTGTGCAAAGCCTCCAAACAGATTGGTATTCAATCTATTGACCTTATTGCGCCGGATGGATTTGCCACTTTAAAGAAATATGGCCTTACCTGTGCCATGGTAGCCAGCAATGGCCCTGAGTGGGGTATCTCCAAGGGATTTAACCGGGTAGAACACCACGATAAGCTGGAAGAGTATTTTAAATACTATATCGACGAAACCGCTAAAGCAGGCTTTACTAACCTCATCTGCTTTTCAGGCAACCGGAATGGACTTTCCGACCAGGAAGGGCTGGAAAACTGTGCAAAAGGGCTCAAAAGGCTGATGCCTTATGCAGAGAAAAAGAAGGTAACCCTGGTGATGGAACTTCTTAACAGTAAAGTAGACCACCATGATTATCAATGCGATCATACTGCCTGGGGGGTAGATCTCTGTAAAGCGGTAGGTTCCGAAAACTTTAAGCTGCTGTATGATATTTACCATATGCAGATCATGGATGGAGATGTCATCCATACCATCCGCGATTATCACCAATACTTTGCACACTACCACACCGGTGGGGTACCAGGACGAAATGAAATAGATGAATCGCAGGAGCTATACTATCCAGCCATTATGAAAGCTATTTACGAAACGGGATTTAAAGGCTTTGTAGCCCAGGAGTTTATTCCAAAACATGCCGACAAACTGGCATCTCTGAAACAATGCGTTCAGATCTGTGATGTATAA